One window of Trichoderma breve strain T069 chromosome 3, whole genome shotgun sequence genomic DNA carries:
- a CDS encoding nmrA-like family domain-containing protein, producing MASEGIIKKIVWYGGARLGGQILQRVAAIKKYDITFIGRKDLSEYKNVPEGIPIVQVDLKDHKSLVKALTGADAVVVFTQFGPGGNLDIVQIALINAAIEAGVKLFVPSEWAPDTAGAYAATDARMGPNTLPPNGAIAAKRVIHNYLLARSAEGKIDFVTLHVGNLLISLTPFSPMDLNKRTASVGDGGHNLISVSSLDTLTKGLDSLLTKYPKVKNGFFYICDGETTLQKIVKSFQDASESQEPWEITSFSIAERKKAADENMRNGIYTWKEFIGVLTYPFTGGLTAWTNPDNERLGLPLPSDERAQRVVDDLVQRSLAQGKII from the exons ATGGCATCTGagggcatcatcaagaaAATTGTGTGGTATGGA GGAGCCCGACTTGGCGGCCAAATATTGCAGCGCGTTGCCGCGATCAAAAAGTACGACATTACTTTCATCGGACGCAAAGACCTTTCCGAGTATAAAAACGTGCCAGAGGGGATTCCCATTGTGCAAGTCGATTTAAAAGATCACAAAAGTCTCGTCAAGGCATTGACTGGCGCTGATGCCGTGGTCGTGTTCACGCAATTCGGCCCAGGAGGGAATCTCGATATTGTTCAGATCGCCCTCATCAACGCAGCCATTGAGGCTGGGGTGAAGCTCTTCGTCCCTTCAGAGTGGGCACCTGATACTGCCGGTGCATATGCGGCGACGGATGCGAGAATGGGCCCCAACACTCTCCCCCCTAATGGGGCTATTGCAGCAAAGAGGGTGATACACAACTACCTGTTGGCCAGATCTGCCGAAGGCAAGATTGACTTTGTAACCCTACACGTCGGTAATCTGTTGATAA GTCTAACCCCATTTTCACCAATGGATCTAAACAAACGCACCGCTTCAGTCGGTGACGGGGGTCACAATCTCATCTCCGTATCCAGCCTTGACACACTGACCAAAGGGCTAGACAGCCTGTTGACAAAGTACCCAAAGGTCAAGAACGGCTTCTTTTATATCTGCGATGGCGAAACAACCTTGCAGAAGATTGTAAAAAGCTTCCAGGACGCTTCCGAATCCCAAGAGCCCTGGGAGATTACCTCGTTCTCAATCGctgagaggaagaaggccgcAGATGAGAACATGCGAAATGGTATATACACTTGGAAAGAGTTCATAGGAGTACTGACGTATCCTTTTACTGGCGGTTTGACTGCATGGACGAACCCAGATAATGAGAGGTTGGGACTCCCGCTGCCAAGCGATGAAAGGGCACAAAGGGTTGTTGACGACCTTGTTCAACGCTCTTTGGCACAGGGTAAAATTATCTAA